One window of Candidatus Paceibacterota bacterium genomic DNA carries:
- the rpmG gene encoding 50S ribosomal protein L33 gives MKKENIVKLQCTKCKSVNYYTNRNKKNPAGKKLELKKYCPKDRMHTVHKEAKK, from the coding sequence ATGAAAAAAGAAAACATAGTAAAATTACAATGCACCAAGTGTAAAAGTGTTAATTATTACACAAATCGCAACAAAAAAAATCCTGCGGGCAAAAAGTTAGAGTTAAAAAAATATTGTCCTAAAGATAGAATGCATACTGTTCACAAAGAAGCAAAAAAATAA